The proteins below come from a single Chryseobacterium bernardetii genomic window:
- a CDS encoding tetratricopeptide repeat protein: protein MGILLCVVSCNKNAQEKKKGDFDSVLLKKNTELQLSGEYEKLIQLNIEYLKKAAKMQYQEGKALCYLNIAEVNISTENYEKALFLLEKAGEQLKDSESSYHKAVLYDDYSQYYSYLNLIDKGIMYNDKAFYYINRAKRSALTKKLIPRLYLTRGIYFARKGWFGTSLKCIMKGNELENSVYSNCMVAQYYLIRHQLDSARVYIAKTNDMIQRQKASDVESFWVYSAMGYYYNAVNNNDEAEKAFKKALEINIKTRRTYSSKVYIVYKALAELYRKKNDGGKAYYYLKKYMEEEKRMAIVRMAAMNKSTENFISGIKPESDWHRSDLPLAIALSIAALTISGIYVQKTIKAQQQKKRALKKETEELKNHVKAKMLKEVTELAQKNDSSFLMKFKGLYPDFITTLLKINPDLENSELAFCAMLKLHFSSKEIADYTFVQHRSVQQKKYRIRKRLNIPGEEDIYDFFDKIAIDE, encoded by the coding sequence CTGAATTACAGCTTTCCGGTGAGTATGAAAAGCTGATTCAACTTAATATCGAGTATTTAAAAAAAGCGGCCAAAATGCAATACCAAGAAGGCAAGGCTCTTTGCTATCTTAATATTGCTGAAGTAAATATTTCTACCGAAAACTATGAAAAGGCCTTATTTCTTCTTGAGAAAGCAGGAGAGCAGTTGAAAGATTCGGAAAGCAGCTATCATAAAGCAGTGTTGTATGATGATTACTCTCAATATTATTCCTATCTCAATTTAATTGATAAAGGTATAATGTATAATGATAAAGCATTTTATTATATCAATAGGGCAAAAAGATCAGCACTTACAAAAAAGCTCATTCCCAGGCTTTACTTGACCAGAGGAATTTATTTTGCCCGAAAAGGATGGTTCGGAACTTCTCTGAAATGCATTATGAAGGGAAATGAACTTGAAAATTCAGTATACAGCAACTGTATGGTGGCTCAATATTATTTAATAAGACACCAACTGGATTCTGCCAGGGTATATATTGCAAAGACCAATGACATGATACAGAGGCAGAAAGCAAGTGATGTAGAATCTTTCTGGGTATATTCTGCGATGGGATATTACTATAATGCTGTTAATAATAATGATGAGGCCGAAAAAGCTTTTAAAAAAGCACTGGAAATAAACATAAAAACCCGCCGTACCTATTCTTCAAAAGTTTACATTGTTTATAAAGCCCTGGCAGAATTGTACAGGAAAAAGAATGATGGTGGTAAAGCTTACTATTACCTCAAAAAATATATGGAGGAGGAAAAAAGAATGGCAATTGTAAGGATGGCAGCAATGAATAAATCAACCGAAAATTTTATTTCCGGAATAAAGCCGGAATCTGACTGGCACAGAAGTGATTTACCCCTGGCCATTGCCTTGTCCATTGCTGCATTAACAATTTCCGGGATATATGTTCAGAAAACAATTAAAGCTCAACAACAGAAAAAAAGAGCTTTAAAAAAAGAAACAGAAGAATTGAAAAATCATGTGAAAGCAAAAATGCTGAAGGAAGTTACTGAACTTGCTCAAAAAAATGACTCTTCATTTCTGATGAAATTCAAGGGGTTATATCCTGATTTTATAACTACTCTTTTAAAAATCAATCCGGATCTTGAAAACTCAGAACTTGCCTTCTGTGCAATGCTGAAACTGCATTTTTCATCCAAAGAAATTGCAGATTATACCTTTGTACAGCACAGATCTGTTCAGCAGAAAAAATACAGAATAAGGAAAAGGCTTAACATTCCGGGAGAAGAGGACATCTATGACTTTTTTGATAAAATAGCCATTGATGAGTGA
- a CDS encoding tetratricopeptide repeat protein produces the protein MQQNEEYRLAGEYDSLIALNKKYYRIAEDKEYEEGKALCYVNLAELNISLENYQKSQFFLNAAGNILKDSKNNIHLARFYNIYSRLSSEMRRRNKALEYNGKALELIQGARESELKQNILFNIYLRQATYLVGKKQPDKALFFFKKAGEVDNTGMADCAISDYIYMNKNKDSTYKYITLAYNKAIRRGKEDGVALYANTIMGEYYIADKQYDKAEEVLKEALRINNKIKRIYAYYLKFIYNNLRVVYENKGDKEKAYFYLKAYTEAYNKTNSSLLSTINQDMESFIAETKKDAESHKNNIRWVIFLSLAGLSVLSIYAWKIINTLKKRKADLKWEAEHLKNRINDNRHEEVIEMAKRNDPEFLSRFKEVYPGYIDRLLTINPSLETSEQVFCAMLKLHFSSKEIASYTLIQHRTVQQKKYRIRKRLNIPTETDIYQFFDDLA, from the coding sequence ATGCAACAAAACGAAGAATACCGGCTGGCTGGTGAATATGACTCCTTGATTGCCCTTAACAAAAAATATTACCGGATTGCTGAAGATAAAGAATATGAAGAAGGAAAGGCCCTTTGCTATGTTAATTTGGCGGAACTCAATATTTCATTAGAAAACTATCAGAAGTCCCAGTTCTTTTTAAATGCGGCCGGAAATATTTTAAAAGATTCAAAAAATAATATTCATCTGGCTCGGTTCTATAACATTTATAGCCGTTTAAGCAGCGAAATGAGACGGCGTAATAAAGCCCTTGAATATAATGGTAAAGCATTAGAGCTGATTCAGGGAGCCAGAGAATCAGAACTTAAACAGAATATCCTTTTTAATATTTATCTTAGGCAGGCAACCTATTTAGTAGGTAAAAAGCAACCTGATAAAGCCTTATTTTTCTTTAAAAAAGCAGGGGAAGTAGATAACACCGGAATGGCAGACTGTGCCATAAGTGATTATATATATATGAATAAAAATAAAGATTCAACTTATAAATACATAACACTCGCCTACAATAAAGCCATCAGGAGAGGAAAAGAAGATGGCGTAGCATTATATGCCAATACCATTATGGGAGAATATTATATTGCGGACAAACAATATGATAAAGCAGAGGAAGTATTGAAGGAAGCCCTGAGAATAAATAACAAAATTAAACGTATTTATGCTTATTACCTTAAGTTTATATATAACAATTTAAGAGTAGTTTATGAAAATAAAGGAGATAAAGAAAAAGCTTATTTCTATTTAAAAGCTTATACTGAGGCTTATAATAAAACCAATAGCTCCTTATTATCTACCATTAATCAAGATATGGAGTCCTTTATTGCAGAAACAAAAAAAGATGCAGAAAGCCATAAAAACAATATACGATGGGTTATATTTCTTTCCCTTGCAGGGCTTTCCGTGTTGTCTATATATGCATGGAAAATTATTAATACACTGAAAAAAAGAAAAGCAGATCTGAAATGGGAGGCTGAGCATCTGAAAAACAGGATTAATGATAACAGGCATGAAGAGGTTATAGAAATGGCCAAAAGAAATGATCCTGAGTTTCTTTCCCGTTTTAAAGAAGTGTATCCCGGATATATAGATAGGCTTTTAACCATTAACCCCAGCCTTGAAACTTCAGAACAGGTTTTTTGTGCTATGCTGAAGCTGCATTTCAGTTCTAAGGAAATTGCCAGCTATACTCTTATTCAGCATCGCACCGTTCAGCAGAAAAAATATAGAATCAGAAAGAGGCTTAATATTCCTACAGAAACTGATATTTACCAGTTTTTTGATGATTTAGCTTAA